A stretch of Streptomyces vietnamensis DNA encodes these proteins:
- a CDS encoding amidohydrolase gives MSEASAPPRPTALLGATLPDGRTADVHLADGRVSTVEPHVPGRPARPGALDLGGALLLPALVDGHAHLDKTLLGAPWRPHRATVTLQEQIEAERESRHTEEVPVAERAAALARRMVSLGTGHVRSHVDVDPDTGLDHLHALLDVREKFRDRLGIQLVAFPQSGVVAAPGVADLLDAALADGADLVGGLDPVGFDGDPDGQLDIVFGLAERHGKGIDLHLHDGGETGTAQLRDIAARTAALGLGGKVAVSHAYALGAVDDAELDRTATALAAAGVAIMTNGPSGPVPPVLRLREHGVRVFAGSDNIRDTWWPYGTADMLERATIIGLRTGLMTDPELSVAASLVTGEAAAALGLTDYGIAPGARADLVAVAAGSVPEAVAAHPRRLLVLHAGKVVGPFADDTYPALVPSAVPSVVPSAVPSAGGAA, from the coding sequence ATGAGCGAGGCCTCCGCCCCGCCCAGGCCCACCGCCCTCCTCGGGGCCACCCTCCCCGACGGCCGCACCGCCGACGTCCACCTGGCGGACGGCAGGGTGAGCACCGTCGAGCCGCACGTCCCGGGCCGTCCCGCCCGGCCCGGCGCGCTCGACCTCGGCGGCGCCCTGCTGCTGCCCGCCCTCGTCGACGGCCACGCCCACCTCGACAAGACCCTCCTCGGCGCCCCGTGGCGCCCGCACCGGGCCACCGTCACCCTGCAGGAGCAGATCGAGGCCGAGCGCGAGTCCCGCCACACCGAGGAGGTGCCCGTCGCCGAACGGGCCGCCGCCCTCGCCCGCCGGATGGTCTCCCTCGGCACCGGACACGTCCGCTCCCACGTCGACGTCGACCCCGACACCGGCCTCGACCACCTGCACGCCCTCCTCGACGTCCGCGAGAAGTTCCGCGACCGGCTCGGCATCCAGCTCGTCGCCTTCCCGCAGTCCGGGGTCGTCGCCGCGCCCGGCGTCGCCGACCTCCTCGACGCCGCCCTCGCCGACGGCGCCGATCTCGTCGGCGGCCTCGACCCCGTGGGCTTCGACGGCGACCCCGACGGGCAGCTCGACATCGTCTTCGGCCTCGCCGAGCGCCACGGCAAGGGCATCGACCTGCACCTCCACGACGGCGGCGAGACCGGCACCGCCCAGCTGCGGGACATCGCCGCCCGCACCGCCGCCCTCGGCCTCGGCGGCAAGGTCGCCGTCAGCCACGCCTACGCCCTCGGCGCCGTCGACGACGCCGAACTCGACCGCACCGCCACCGCCCTCGCCGCCGCCGGGGTCGCGATCATGACCAACGGCCCGAGCGGCCCCGTGCCGCCCGTCCTCCGGCTGCGCGAGCACGGCGTCCGGGTCTTCGCGGGCTCCGACAACATCCGCGACACCTGGTGGCCCTACGGCACCGCCGACATGCTCGAACGCGCCACGATCATCGGCCTCAGGACCGGGCTCATGACCGACCCCGAACTGTCCGTCGCCGCCTCCCTCGTCACGGGCGAGGCCGCCGCCGCGCTCGGCCTCACCGACTACGGCATCGCCCCCGGCGCCCGCGCCGACCTCGTCGCGGTCGCCGCAGGATCCGTCCCCGAGGCCGTCGCCGCCCACCCCCGCAGACTGCTCGTGCTGCACGCCGGAAAGGTCGTCGGCCCCTTCGCCGACGACACCTACCCGGCGCTCGTCCCGTCCGCCGTCCCGTCCGTCGTTCCGTCCGCCGTCCCGTCCGCCGGAGGAGCCGCGTGA
- a CDS encoding GntR family transcriptional regulator, whose product MTTPRPAARSTAIGDTHLSLRERVYVELRERIIEGDYPAGLRLVEREIADELRVSRVPVREAMQRLESEGFLSVQPRRGSVVAEFGPEDAAYLFDVRENLEGLAARLAARHATPAPLRDLERLLARARRAAESGRLREAVSLNADFHRRIVELSGNPLLVDLMAPLDSRLRRLFRLTSAQSDGEPMCGAHERLYEAVRDHDEDGAEALARAHVADTRASTLRLLAALPDASREA is encoded by the coding sequence ATGACCACCCCCCGCCCCGCCGCCCGCAGCACCGCCATCGGGGACACCCACCTGTCCCTGCGGGAGCGGGTGTACGTGGAGCTGCGCGAGCGGATCATCGAGGGCGACTACCCGGCGGGGCTGCGGCTCGTGGAGCGGGAGATCGCCGACGAGCTGCGGGTCTCCCGGGTGCCGGTGCGCGAGGCGATGCAGCGCCTGGAGTCGGAGGGCTTCCTCTCGGTGCAGCCGCGCCGGGGGTCGGTGGTGGCGGAGTTCGGCCCGGAGGACGCCGCGTACCTCTTCGACGTACGGGAGAACCTGGAGGGCCTGGCCGCGCGGCTCGCCGCCCGGCACGCGACCCCCGCCCCGTTGCGGGACCTGGAGCGGCTCCTGGCGCGGGCGAGGAGGGCGGCGGAGTCCGGGCGGCTGCGCGAGGCCGTCTCGCTCAACGCCGACTTCCACCGCCGGATCGTCGAACTCTCCGGCAACCCGCTCCTGGTGGACCTGATGGCCCCGCTCGACTCCCGGCTGCGCCGCCTCTTCCGGCTCACCTCGGCGCAGTCGGACGGCGAGCCGATGTGCGGGGCGCACGAGCGGCTCTACGAGGCGGTCCGCGACCACGACGAGGACGGCGCGGAGGCCCTGGCCCGCGCCCACGTCGCCGACACCCGCGCCTCGACGCTGCGGCTGCTCGCGGCGCTGCCGGACGCCTCCCGGGAGGCCTGA
- a CDS encoding 5-dehydro-4-deoxyglucarate dehydratase, whose amino-acid sequence MVIRMYDGLLFFPVTAFAPDGSVDLGTFRAHVRAGVDAGAAAVFACCGTGEFHALTPEEFRDCVAAAVEETAGRVPVVAGTGYGTALAIRYARLAEEAGADGLLAMPPYLVVPDQAGLLRHYAELAAATPLDVLVYQRDNAVLTPDTAVALARTDGVIGLKDGLGDLALMQRIVSAVRAEGLDLLYVNGLPTAELTAAAYRGIGVTRYSSAVFCFAPDLALAHHRALASGDDATVALLVDGFYRPLVELRSRGRGYAVSLVKAAVRRGGLDVGEVRPPLSEPAPEHVDALMLLVERARALLERHGA is encoded by the coding sequence ATGGTCATACGTATGTACGACGGCCTGTTGTTCTTCCCCGTCACCGCCTTCGCGCCCGACGGCTCCGTCGACCTCGGCACCTTCCGCGCCCATGTCCGCGCCGGCGTCGACGCGGGCGCCGCGGCCGTGTTCGCCTGCTGCGGCACCGGCGAGTTCCACGCCCTCACCCCCGAGGAGTTCCGCGACTGCGTCGCCGCCGCCGTCGAGGAGACCGCGGGACGCGTCCCCGTCGTCGCCGGCACCGGCTACGGCACCGCCCTCGCGATCCGCTACGCGCGCCTCGCCGAGGAGGCCGGCGCCGACGGACTCCTCGCCATGCCCCCGTACCTCGTCGTCCCCGACCAGGCCGGACTGCTCCGCCACTACGCCGAACTCGCCGCCGCCACCCCGCTCGACGTCCTCGTCTACCAGCGGGACAACGCGGTCCTCACCCCCGACACCGCCGTCGCCCTCGCCCGCACCGACGGCGTCATCGGCCTCAAGGACGGCCTCGGCGACCTCGCCCTCATGCAGCGGATCGTCAGCGCCGTCCGCGCCGAGGGGCTCGACCTGCTCTACGTCAACGGTCTGCCGACCGCCGAACTCACCGCCGCCGCCTACCGGGGCATCGGCGTCACCCGCTACTCCTCCGCCGTCTTCTGCTTCGCCCCCGACCTCGCCCTCGCCCACCACCGGGCCCTCGCCTCCGGCGACGACGCCACCGTCGCCCTGCTCGTCGACGGCTTCTACCGGCCGCTCGTCGAACTCCGCTCCCGGGGCCGGGGATACGCCGTCTCGCTCGTCAAGGCCGCGGTGCGGAGGGGCGGTCTGGACGTGGGCGAAGTGCGGCCCCCGCTGAGCGAGCCCGCGCCCGAGCACGTCGACGCGCTCATGCTGCTCGTCGAGCGCGCCAGGGCCCTCCTGGAGCGGCACGGCGCGTGA
- a CDS encoding NAD-dependent epimerase/dehydratase family protein gives MTAPRTVLLTGAAGGVGTLMRELLPPYGYELRLLDVNPVPGAPDAITADLADRAALREAVRGVDAIVHLAGISLESDFEKIMAANIAGLHHLYEAAREEGVRRVVFASSNHAVGFTRRPREGEPPIPVDTPHRPDTFYGLSKCFGEDLAQLYWDLHGIETVSLRIGSCYPEPTSVRMLSLWLSPGDCARLLHAALTAEDVAHTVVYGSSANTRAWWDLSTARALGYAPEDDSEAYAEKVLTEQGPLVEGSADDLYLGGHFCVDPPRWPH, from the coding sequence ATGACCGCACCCCGCACCGTCCTGCTCACCGGCGCCGCCGGAGGCGTCGGCACGCTGATGCGGGAGCTGCTGCCCCCGTACGGCTACGAGCTCCGCCTGCTGGACGTCAACCCCGTGCCGGGCGCTCCCGACGCGATCACCGCCGACCTCGCGGACCGCGCGGCGCTGCGCGAGGCGGTCCGGGGCGTCGACGCGATCGTGCACCTCGCGGGCATCTCCCTGGAGTCCGACTTCGAGAAGATCATGGCCGCCAACATCGCCGGCCTCCACCACCTCTACGAGGCCGCCCGCGAGGAGGGCGTCCGGCGCGTGGTCTTCGCCTCCAGCAACCACGCGGTCGGCTTCACCCGGCGCCCGCGCGAGGGCGAGCCGCCGATCCCGGTCGACACCCCGCACCGCCCCGACACCTTCTACGGCCTCTCCAAGTGCTTCGGCGAGGACCTGGCCCAGCTCTACTGGGACCTGCACGGCATCGAGACCGTCTCCCTCCGCATCGGCTCCTGTTACCCGGAGCCCACCTCGGTACGGATGCTCTCGCTGTGGCTCAGCCCCGGCGACTGCGCCCGCCTCCTGCACGCGGCGCTCACCGCCGAGGACGTGGCCCACACGGTCGTGTACGGCTCGTCCGCCAACACGCGCGCGTGGTGGGACCTCTCCACGGCCAGGGCGCTCGGTTACGCGCCGGAGGACGACTCGGAGGCGTACGCGGAGAAGGTCCTCACCGAGCAGGGCCCCCTGGTGGAGGGCAGCGCCGACGACCTCTACCTG